One stretch of Campylobacter sp. CCS1377 DNA includes these proteins:
- a CDS encoding biotin/lipoyl-containing protein — MAKKFIDVMDTTFRDGFQSVYGARVLMEDFFPAVEAAKEAGITHFEFGGGARFQSLYFYLNEDAFLMMDKFRSIVGKEANLQTLARGVNTVTLDTGSKELIDLHAKLFAKHGTTTIRNFDALNDVNNLKFSAECIKKHGLNHEVVITLMDLPPHCKGAHDVPFYERILKEILEANIPFDSICFKDASGTSNPNKIYETIKMARKILPQDTHIRLHTHETAGVSIACYLAALEAGADGIDLAASPVSGGTSQPDILTMMHAVKGKDYDLGGLEEEKILKYEEVLKECLSDYFLPPEATMVSPLIPFSPMPGGALTANTQMMRDNNILDKFPEVIKAMREVVEKGGFGTSVTPVSQFYFQQAFNNVMFGKWEKIADGYGKMVLGYFGKTPVKPDEEIVKLAAKQLNLEPTNELAVDIADKDETKSIAYTKALLEKEGIETSEENIFIAAACKEKGIAFLKGEAKVNVRKVSQMPKAINADENKFTVSVNGNKYHVEVSAGFDKAVNIKNVKKASGEVAQEEKKIPSQENADCIEASMSGNVFKILVNENDSVKAGQVVFVLEAMKMEIEVNAPKDGIIKEICVKTGDSVSEGQALALY, encoded by the coding sequence ATGGCTAAAAAATTTATAGATGTGATGGACACCACTTTTAGAGATGGTTTTCAGTCTGTTTATGGTGCAAGGGTTTTAATGGAGGATTTCTTTCCTGCAGTTGAAGCGGCGAAAGAAGCTGGAATTACACATTTTGAATTTGGTGGTGGTGCGAGATTTCAAAGTCTTTATTTTTATTTAAACGAAGATGCTTTTTTGATGATGGATAAATTCCGTTCTATTGTTGGAAAAGAAGCAAATTTACAAACTTTAGCAAGAGGCGTAAATACTGTAACTTTAGATACTGGCAGCAAAGAGCTTATCGATTTGCATGCGAAATTATTTGCAAAACATGGTACAACTACAATAAGAAATTTTGATGCTTTAAATGATGTAAATAATTTAAAATTCAGTGCCGAGTGTATTAAAAAACATGGTTTAAATCATGAAGTGGTTATTACTTTGATGGACTTACCGCCACATTGTAAAGGTGCGCATGATGTCCCTTTCTATGAAAGAATTCTCAAAGAAATTTTAGAAGCCAATATACCTTTTGATAGTATATGTTTTAAAGATGCTAGCGGAACTTCAAATCCAAACAAAATTTATGAAACCATTAAAATGGCAAGAAAAATTTTACCACAAGATACACACATAAGACTTCATACTCACGAAACCGCAGGGGTTAGTATAGCTTGCTATCTAGCTGCTTTAGAAGCTGGAGCTGATGGCATTGATTTGGCTGCAAGTCCTGTAAGTGGCGGAACTTCTCAGCCTGATATTTTAACGATGATGCATGCTGTTAAGGGAAAGGATTACGATTTAGGCGGACTTGAAGAAGAAAAAATTCTAAAATATGAAGAAGTTTTAAAAGAATGTTTAAGTGATTATTTCTTACCGCCTGAAGCAACTATGGTTAGTCCTTTAATTCCTTTTTCTCCTATGCCAGGAGGAGCCTTAACTGCTAATACTCAAATGATGAGAGATAATAATATTCTAGATAAATTCCCAGAAGTGATTAAGGCTATGCGTGAAGTTGTAGAAAAAGGTGGTTTTGGAACTTCTGTAACTCCAGTTTCTCAGTTTTACTTTCAACAAGCTTTTAATAATGTGATGTTTGGAAAATGGGAAAAAATAGCTGATGGATATGGCAAAATGGTACTTGGATATTTTGGTAAAACTCCGGTTAAACCTGATGAAGAAATTGTTAAACTCGCCGCAAAACAGCTTAACTTAGAACCTACAAATGAATTAGCTGTTGATATTGCAGATAAAGACGAAACTAAAAGCATAGCCTATACCAAAGCCTTGCTTGAAAAAGAAGGCATAGAAACAAGTGAAGAAAATATTTTCATTGCTGCTGCATGTAAAGAAAAGGGCATAGCGTTTTTAAAAGGTGAGGCTAAAGTAAATGTAAGAAAAGTCAGTCAAATGCCAAAAGCAATTAATGCTGATGAGAATAAATTTACCGTTTCGGTTAATGGTAATAAATACCATGTTGAAGTCAGTGCCGGTTTTGATAAGGCGGTGAATATTAAAAATGTAAAAAAAGCTTCAGGAGAAGTTGCTCAAGAAGAGAAAAAAATTCCTAGTCAAGAAAATGCAGATTGTATTGAAGCAAGTATGTCTGGGAATGTATTTAAAATTCTTGTCAATGAAAATGATAGTGTAAAAGCAGGGCAAGTTGTTTTTGTGCTTGAAGCTATGAAAATGGAAATAGAAGTCAATGCGCCAAAAGATGGTATTATTAAAGAAATTTGCGTAAAAACAGGCGATAGTGTCAGTGAAGGGCAAGCTTTGGCTTTATATTAA
- a CDS encoding sodium-dependent transporter codes for MREKFSKIGFVLAVAGGAVGLGNAWKFPTLSAENGGFVFVLLYLLFTLSIGFSIFLAEIAMGRLSKSDLANAYSTLALKYSKQWRFAGIFMLGGIFVLSFYLVIMGWVLKYMSTSLFYLPHNIQEAASNFDHLIKYDLSSSVVFFSISFILTLAVVSRGLIKGIEKLNIIIMPSLFLMLVFMLLYCMSFENGLSKAFFYLFYPDFSNFNLSCILEALGLACFTLCLGIGCIVTYSAALDKKTNFIKSSVFIVFVNIFIALMMGLIVFTFIFEFGELDPNVKQAGIVFISLMSLFNELGIWGNFLAFYFFLALFFAGITSAVSMIEPLVFYLINNYKFSRFKALFFIGFFVFCLGMLCILSSNANFSSFFSIFGFDFFTILDKLSSNFLLPLGAIASSIFVGFFVSQTRIYKVFSKFMSRKLFTLWIFFIRFISPVAIIIVMCYYFFV; via the coding sequence GTGAGGGAAAAATTTTCAAAAATAGGTTTTGTTTTAGCAGTTGCAGGTGGTGCCGTAGGACTTGGTAATGCTTGGAAATTTCCAACTTTGAGTGCTGAAAATGGTGGTTTTGTATTTGTGCTTTTATATTTGCTTTTTACTTTAAGTATAGGTTTTAGTATATTTTTAGCCGAAATTGCTATGGGAAGACTCAGTAAAAGCGACTTGGCAAATGCTTATTCTACTTTAGCACTTAAATATTCAAAACAATGGCGTTTTGCAGGTATTTTTATGTTGGGTGGAATTTTTGTTCTTTCGTTTTATTTAGTCATTATGGGCTGGGTGCTAAAATACATGAGCACAAGCTTATTTTATTTGCCACATAATATACAAGAGGCTGCTAGTAATTTTGACCATCTTATAAAATACGATTTAAGTAGCTCAGTTGTATTTTTTAGTATTTCTTTTATTTTGACACTTGCTGTGGTTTCAAGAGGGCTAATTAAAGGTATAGAAAAGCTAAATATTATCATTATGCCCAGTTTATTTTTAATGCTTGTTTTTATGTTGCTTTATTGTATGAGTTTTGAGAATGGATTATCAAAGGCTTTTTTTTATCTTTTTTATCCTGATTTTTCAAATTTTAATCTAAGTTGTATTTTAGAAGCTTTGGGTCTTGCATGCTTTACACTTTGCTTGGGGATAGGTTGTATTGTTACTTATTCGGCAGCTTTAGATAAAAAAACCAATTTTATTAAAAGTTCAGTTTTTATCGTGTTTGTCAATATTTTTATTGCTTTAATGATGGGGCTTATTGTTTTTACTTTTATATTTGAATTTGGTGAATTAGATCCAAATGTGAAACAAGCCGGCATTGTTTTTATTTCTTTGATGAGCTTATTTAATGAGCTTGGAATTTGGGGAAATTTTTTGGCTTTTTATTTTTTCTTAGCTTTATTTTTCGCAGGTATTACTTCGGCTGTTTCTATGATAGAACCTTTGGTTTTTTATTTGATTAATAATTATAAATTTTCAAGATTTAAAGCTTTGTTTTTTATAGGATTTTTTGTTTTTTGCCTAGGAATGCTTTGTATTTTATCTTCAAATGCAAATTTTTCTTCTTTTTTTAGTATTTTTGGTTTTGATTTTTTTACAATTTTAGATAAACTTAGTTCGAATTTTTTATTGCCTTTAGGAGCGATAGCAAGCTCAATTTTTGTAGGATTTTTTGTAAGTCAGACAAGAATTTATAAAGTGTTTTCTAAATTTATGAGTCGTAAATTGTTTACACTTTGGATTTTTTTCATACGCTTTATTTCTCCTGTGGCTATTATTATTGTGATGTGTTATTATTTTTTTGTATAA